The proteins below are encoded in one region of Alistipes communis:
- the fusA gene encoding elongation factor G yields MATRDLHYVRNIGIMAHIDAGKTTTSERILFYTGKTHKIGETHEGSAVMDWMAQEQERGITITSAATTAFWNYKDHQYQINLIDTPGHVDFTVEVERSLRVLDGAVATFCAVGGVEPQSETVWRQADKYNVPRIGYVNKMDRTGADFFAVCSQIKEHFGATALPIVLPIGAEDKFEGIVDLIYNKAYYYYDDKTVRDNFDIREIPDNMKAEAEEWRNKLIEEVAATDDALMEKFFEDPASITPEELIAAIRKATIQMTLVPMLCGSSFHNKGVQKLLDCIIAFLPSPLDLPAVTGINPKTDEETVRHASEDDPFCGLAFKIATDPFVGRLAFVRVYSGKLDAGSYVLDTRSGKRERISRIYQMHSNKQNPIETVVAGDICAAVGFKEIRTGDTLCAENAPIVLEQMTFPEPVIGLAVEPKTQKDLDKLGIALGKLAEEDPTFTVRTDEESGQTIISGMGELHLDIIVDRLRREFGVEINQGAPQVNYKEALTTTVQHREVFKKQTGGRGKFADIIFEIGPAEEGKMGLTFVDEVKGGNIPKEFIPSVQKGFEAAMANGALAGYTMDSMKVTLKDGSFHPVDSDQLSFEIAARNGYRHAAPKAGSVILEPIMSVEVLTPEESMGDIIGDLNKRRGQIQGMESKGNARVVKAKVPLSEMFGYVTVLRTISSGRATSSMEFSHFEEVPANLAKEIIEKSGHKNKDIE; encoded by the coding sequence ATGGCAACACGAGATTTACACTACGTTCGCAATATCGGTATCATGGCTCACATCGACGCCGGTAAGACCACTACTTCGGAGCGTATCCTTTTCTACACGGGCAAGACTCACAAAATCGGCGAAACGCACGAGGGGTCGGCCGTGATGGACTGGATGGCTCAGGAGCAGGAACGCGGTATCACGATCACCTCGGCGGCTACGACCGCATTCTGGAACTACAAGGATCACCAGTATCAGATCAACCTGATCGACACTCCGGGACACGTCGACTTCACCGTCGAGGTGGAGCGTTCGCTGCGCGTGCTGGACGGCGCCGTGGCTACCTTCTGCGCTGTGGGCGGCGTGGAGCCCCAGTCGGAGACCGTTTGGCGTCAGGCCGACAAATACAACGTGCCGCGTATCGGTTACGTCAACAAGATGGACCGCACGGGCGCCGATTTCTTCGCCGTATGCAGCCAGATCAAGGAGCACTTCGGCGCTACGGCGCTTCCGATCGTTCTGCCGATCGGTGCGGAGGATAAATTCGAAGGAATCGTTGACCTTATATATAATAAGGCGTACTACTACTACGACGACAAGACCGTCCGCGACAATTTCGATATCCGCGAGATTCCGGACAACATGAAGGCCGAGGCCGAGGAGTGGCGCAACAAGCTCATCGAAGAGGTCGCCGCTACCGACGACGCGCTGATGGAGAAGTTCTTCGAAGACCCCGCGTCGATCACACCCGAAGAGCTGATCGCCGCGATCCGCAAGGCGACGATCCAGATGACGCTCGTGCCGATGCTCTGCGGCTCGTCGTTCCACAACAAGGGCGTGCAGAAACTGCTCGATTGCATCATCGCGTTCCTGCCGTCGCCGCTGGATCTGCCTGCCGTCACGGGTATCAACCCCAAGACCGACGAGGAAACCGTGCGCCACGCTTCGGAGGACGATCCGTTCTGCGGTCTGGCGTTCAAGATCGCTACCGACCCCTTCGTTGGCCGTCTGGCGTTCGTGCGCGTCTATTCGGGAAAACTGGATGCCGGTTCCTACGTGCTCGACACGCGCAGCGGCAAGCGCGAGCGTATCAGCCGTATCTACCAGATGCACTCCAACAAGCAGAACCCGATCGAGACGGTCGTTGCGGGCGACATCTGCGCCGCCGTCGGTTTCAAGGAGATCCGCACGGGCGATACGCTCTGCGCCGAGAATGCGCCGATCGTGCTCGAACAGATGACCTTCCCCGAGCCGGTGATCGGTCTGGCCGTCGAGCCCAAGACGCAGAAAGACCTCGACAAGCTGGGCATCGCACTGGGCAAGCTGGCCGAAGAGGACCCGACCTTTACGGTTCGTACCGACGAGGAGAGCGGACAGACGATCATCAGCGGCATGGGCGAGCTTCACCTCGACATCATCGTCGACCGTCTGCGCCGCGAGTTCGGCGTCGAGATCAACCAGGGTGCGCCCCAGGTCAACTACAAGGAGGCGCTCACCACGACCGTCCAGCACCGCGAGGTCTTCAAGAAGCAGACCGGCGGCCGCGGTAAGTTCGCCGACATCATCTTCGAGATCGGCCCTGCCGAAGAGGGCAAGATGGGTCTGACGTTCGTCGACGAGGTCAAGGGCGGCAACATTCCCAAGGAGTTCATCCCCTCGGTTCAGAAGGGCTTCGAGGCCGCCATGGCCAACGGTGCGCTGGCCGGCTATACGATGGACTCGATGAAGGTTACCCTCAAGGACGGTTCGTTCCACCCGGTCGACTCGGATCAGCTTTCGTTCGAGATCGCAGCCCGCAACGGCTACCGCCATGCGGCTCCGAAGGCCGGTTCGGTCATTCTGGAACCGATCATGTCGGTGGAGGTGCTCACTCCCGAGGAGAGCATGGGCGACATCATCGGCGACCTGAACAAGCGTCGCGGTCAGATCCAGGGCATGGAGTCGAAGGGCAACGCCCGCGTCGTGAAGGCGAAGGTTCCCCTGTCGGAGATGTTCGGCTACGTGACCGTGCTGCGTACGATTTCGTCGGGCCGCGCCACGTCGTCGATGGAGTTCTCGCACTTCGAGGAGGTTCCCGCTAACCTTGCCAAGGAGATCATCGAGAAGAGCGGTCACAAGAATAAGGATATAGAATAA
- the rpsG gene encoding 30S ribosomal protein S7: MRKAKPKKRILLPDPKFGDVLVTRFVNNLMLDGKKSIAYSIFYDSLEIVGKKMKDADKSPLEVWKQALENITPQVEVKSKRIGGATFQVPTEVRPERKISISMKNLVLYSRKRAGKSMAEKLSGEILDAYNQQGAAFKRKEEMHRMAEANKAFAHFRF, translated from the coding sequence ATGAGAAAAGCTAAGCCAAAAAAGCGAATTCTACTTCCGGATCCCAAGTTCGGCGACGTGCTCGTAACGCGTTTCGTGAACAATCTTATGCTGGACGGTAAGAAGAGTATTGCCTATTCGATTTTCTACGACTCGCTGGAAATCGTGGGCAAGAAGATGAAGGATGCTGATAAATCTCCGCTGGAGGTCTGGAAACAGGCTCTCGAGAATATCACGCCCCAAGTCGAAGTGAAATCGAAGCGTATCGGTGGCGCGACATTCCAGGTTCCTACGGAGGTTCGTCCGGAGCGCAAGATTTCGATTTCCATGAAAAACCTTGTCCTTTACTCGCGTAAGCGCGCCGGCAAATCAATGGCTGAGAAGCTTTCGGGCGAGATACTGGATGCCTACAACCAGCAGGGTGCCGCCTTCAAACGCAAGGAGGAGATGCACCGCATGGCCGAGGCCAACAAGGCGTTCGCACACTTCAGATTCTAA
- the rpsL gene encoding 30S ribosomal protein S12, whose amino-acid sequence MPTIQQLVRNGRVALQDKSKSPALAACPQRRGVCTRVYTTTPKKPNSAMRKVARVRLTNGKEVNAYIPGEGHNLQEHSIVLVRGGRVKDLPGVRYHLVRGALDSAGVDGRLQRRSKYGAKRPKAGKK is encoded by the coding sequence ATGCCAACTATTCAACAGTTAGTACGAAACGGACGAGTTGCCTTGCAGGACAAGAGTAAGTCCCCGGCACTCGCTGCGTGTCCCCAGCGTCGAGGCGTTTGCACCCGTGTGTATACGACGACCCCGAAGAAGCCGAACTCGGCGATGCGTAAGGTGGCGCGTGTAAGATTGACCAACGGCAAGGAGGTCAACGCCTATATCCCCGGAGAAGGCCACAACTTGCAGGAGCACTCCATCGTGCTGGTCCGCGGCGGTCGTGTGAAGGACCTCCCCGGCGTGCGTTATCACCTGGTGCGCGGTGCGCTCGACTCGGCGGGCGTGGACGGCCGTTTGCAGCGTCGTTCGAAGTACGGTGCCAAGCGTCCCAAGGCAGGAAAGAAATAA
- a CDS encoding SusE domain-containing protein: MKHLWKYIAGALAFALPVASCSDDNTSDFPDKEWGELTAPVLTVSEEEITLDANKADQEALKFSWTAASVVTRSSSVEYDLYLNIEGEDLFKGIKREWGGEAGLTISFTHEELNDLIITTFGGKSGERFAFRACVYAHTDNYLIEDKTSEEVAFAATAYAAEVVKPASLWMKGGACEYGWDKAIELPQGDAGTYTAENVVLKFGKPADNKGFKFYVEENGSYPFYGQKIDGEFGQIQTFAIANDGDSQFYPLQYDYTSGIYTVHVDLNTMLLTLTRTGDVTEFDPETALYILGDNMENGWDMVEANALLLVGENIYENTNIYLKPESSFKFYFYDWTEYIRDEAAGEYWTLMKKGGDDGDIRFIPGDQGLGEGYYTVRVDLNTLKVTLTGGTAPSYPETLFLFGPATEAGWDLGNFIPLTKTSNGVFQVKGVNIDVGTANPDDNKGNGFKFGVSNSEWSTEYGAKEAFDDHDGQQGYRGWELAQSSNQFYPLLMGQASGVYDITVDFTTMVVRFEPSQDPDYPTALYILGDAMPHGWDLGQAVAMTQTAPGIFTAENVPVKVGTANPDDNKGNGFKFIISNSEWSTEYGAKEAFDDHDGQTGYRGWELAQSSNQFYPLLMGFGDGNYRITADLTTMTVRFEAM; encoded by the coding sequence ATGAAACATCTTTGGAAATACATCGCGGGCGCGTTGGCTTTTGCACTCCCCGTCGCCTCGTGCAGCGACGACAACACGTCGGACTTTCCCGACAAGGAATGGGGCGAACTGACGGCTCCCGTGCTCACGGTCTCGGAAGAGGAGATAACGCTTGACGCCAATAAAGCGGATCAGGAGGCCCTGAAATTCTCGTGGACGGCTGCTTCGGTCGTGACCCGCAGTTCATCGGTCGAGTATGATCTGTACCTGAACATAGAAGGCGAGGATTTGTTCAAAGGGATAAAACGGGAGTGGGGAGGGGAAGCCGGCCTGACGATCTCGTTCACGCACGAGGAACTCAACGACCTCATCATAACGACCTTCGGCGGTAAAAGCGGCGAACGTTTCGCCTTCCGGGCATGCGTCTATGCACACACCGACAATTACCTTATCGAGGACAAAACCTCGGAGGAGGTAGCTTTCGCTGCCACGGCCTACGCTGCCGAAGTGGTGAAGCCCGCATCGCTCTGGATGAAGGGAGGCGCCTGCGAATACGGCTGGGACAAGGCGATCGAGTTGCCGCAAGGCGACGCAGGCACCTACACGGCAGAGAACGTCGTGCTGAAATTCGGCAAACCCGCAGACAACAAAGGCTTCAAATTTTACGTCGAGGAGAATGGCAGCTATCCGTTCTACGGGCAAAAGATCGACGGCGAATTCGGTCAGATCCAGACCTTCGCCATCGCCAACGACGGGGATTCGCAGTTCTATCCCTTGCAGTACGACTACACGAGCGGCATCTACACCGTACACGTCGACCTCAATACCATGCTGCTCACGCTGACCCGGACGGGCGACGTCACGGAATTTGACCCCGAAACGGCGCTCTACATACTGGGCGACAACATGGAGAATGGCTGGGATATGGTCGAGGCGAATGCCCTGCTGCTTGTCGGGGAGAATATTTATGAAAACACCAATATTTATCTCAAACCGGAGAGCAGCTTCAAATTCTATTTCTACGACTGGACGGAGTACATCCGTGACGAGGCAGCCGGCGAATACTGGACCCTTATGAAAAAGGGCGGCGATGACGGTGACATCCGCTTCATCCCGGGTGATCAGGGCCTAGGCGAAGGCTACTATACCGTGCGCGTCGATCTCAACACCCTGAAAGTCACCCTCACGGGCGGCACTGCGCCCTCCTATCCCGAAACGCTGTTTCTCTTCGGGCCGGCTACGGAGGCGGGATGGGATCTCGGCAACTTCATTCCCCTGACGAAAACGAGCAACGGGGTATTTCAGGTCAAAGGTGTAAACATCGACGTCGGCACGGCCAATCCGGACGACAACAAGGGCAACGGATTCAAATTCGGGGTTTCGAACAGCGAATGGAGTACCGAATACGGCGCCAAGGAGGCTTTCGACGACCACGACGGACAACAGGGTTACCGCGGCTGGGAACTTGCGCAAAGCAGCAATCAGTTCTATCCCCTGCTGATGGGACAGGCTTCCGGAGTATACGACATTACCGTCGACTTCACGACGATGGTGGTACGCTTCGAACCGTCTCAGGACCCTGATTACCCGACTGCACTCTACATATTGGGCGATGCGATGCCTCACGGTTGGGATTTGGGTCAGGCCGTGGCGATGACCCAAACCGCTCCGGGAATCTTTACGGCGGAGAACGTTCCGGTGAAGGTCGGCACGGCGAATCCGGACGACAACAAGGGCAACGGATTCAAATTCATCATTTCGAACAGCGAATGGAGCACCGAATACGGCGCCAAGGAGGCTTTCGACGACCACGACGGACAGACGGGCTACCGCGGCTGGGAACTTGCGCAAAGCAGCAACCAGTTCTATCCCCTGCTGATGGGATTCGGAGACGGAAACTACCGGATCACGGCGGACCTTACGACCATGACAGTCCGGTTTGAAGCGATGTAA
- a CDS encoding glycoside hydrolase family 97 protein: MLSGIASAACEKSYTIHSPDRTIGITLTVGNRIAYEVRVDGRTVVAPTPVAMTLDDGTVWGGSAQPSRIRKGMVDTSFATPFYIKKRVADHYNWLRADFRQGFAIELRAYDDGVAYRFISTTDRSLVVASEEAGAAFPEDWTCWVPYVRDCDGTEIVPFGSQFKTSFENLYTVTRLSKLDPARLAFLPLVVAADDGVKLCFTEADLQAYPGMYFNYPGQGYSLRGIFAPYPKRTHDGGHDNLQNVVDEYDNFIAKAAPQTSFPWRTILIAREDRQLLDNDMVMRLAEPSRLEDVSWIRPGLAAWEWWNDWGLHGVGFEAGINTPTYKHYIDFAARNGIAYLVMDDGWSKDKTDLMSGGSDRLDLEEVLRYAKEKDVGIILWAGYRAFDRDMEEVCRHYSALGVKGFKVDFMDRDDQQIAEFLYRGAATAAKYGLLLDYHGIYKPAGLQRTYPNVVNFEGVHGLEQMKWSEESVDQVTYDVTMPFIRMTAGPVDYTQGAMLNAAKGHFFPRRSEPMSQGTRCRQLAEYIVFHAPLSMLCDSPSNYDREPECTAFICGVPTVWDRTVALDGCLGEYAAVARCKGDVWYVGGLTGHEGRTVTLDLGFLGDGNFTAEIFCDGTNAAKYGHDYQRVTRTLGMDRTLEITIAPAGGFALRITRE; this comes from the coding sequence ATGCTTTCTGGCATTGCTTCCGCCGCCTGCGAAAAAAGTTATACGATCCATTCTCCCGACAGGACGATCGGGATTACACTGACGGTCGGGAACCGGATCGCCTATGAGGTCCGTGTCGACGGTCGAACGGTCGTGGCTCCTACGCCGGTGGCGATGACGCTGGACGACGGGACCGTGTGGGGAGGTTCGGCGCAGCCGTCCCGCATCCGCAAAGGGATGGTCGATACTTCTTTTGCGACGCCTTTTTATATTAAAAAGCGGGTCGCAGACCACTATAACTGGCTGCGGGCTGATTTCCGGCAAGGTTTCGCCATTGAACTTCGAGCCTACGATGATGGAGTCGCCTACCGATTCATTTCCACGACGGACCGGTCGCTGGTTGTCGCTTCCGAAGAGGCGGGCGCCGCTTTTCCGGAGGACTGGACATGTTGGGTACCCTATGTGCGGGACTGCGACGGTACTGAGATCGTCCCTTTCGGGAGCCAGTTCAAGACTTCGTTCGAGAACCTCTATACCGTAACCCGACTTTCGAAGCTCGATCCTGCACGACTGGCTTTCCTGCCACTGGTCGTGGCTGCCGACGACGGTGTGAAACTCTGCTTTACCGAGGCCGACCTGCAAGCCTATCCGGGCATGTACTTCAATTATCCCGGTCAGGGGTACTCCCTGCGCGGTATTTTCGCACCGTATCCGAAGCGTACGCATGACGGCGGACATGACAATCTCCAAAACGTCGTGGATGAATACGACAATTTCATCGCCAAGGCCGCACCCCAGACTTCGTTCCCGTGGCGAACGATCCTCATTGCCCGCGAGGACCGGCAACTGCTCGATAACGACATGGTCATGCGGCTGGCCGAACCGTCGCGTCTCGAAGACGTGTCGTGGATACGCCCTGGATTGGCAGCTTGGGAGTGGTGGAACGACTGGGGACTCCACGGCGTCGGTTTCGAGGCCGGGATCAATACGCCGACCTATAAGCATTACATCGATTTTGCGGCCCGCAACGGAATCGCATATCTGGTGATGGACGACGGATGGTCGAAAGACAAGACCGACCTGATGTCGGGCGGTAGCGACCGCCTCGATCTGGAAGAGGTGCTGCGTTATGCGAAGGAGAAGGACGTCGGCATCATCCTATGGGCGGGTTACCGCGCCTTCGACCGCGACATGGAGGAGGTTTGCCGCCATTACTCAGCATTGGGCGTCAAAGGATTCAAAGTCGACTTCATGGACCGTGATGACCAGCAGATCGCCGAATTCCTCTACCGCGGGGCGGCTACCGCCGCCAAATACGGACTATTGCTCGACTACCACGGTATATATAAGCCTGCCGGTCTGCAACGCACCTATCCCAACGTCGTCAATTTCGAAGGCGTACATGGACTGGAACAGATGAAATGGTCGGAAGAGTCGGTCGATCAGGTGACCTACGATGTGACGATGCCGTTCATCCGAATGACCGCCGGCCCCGTGGACTACACGCAGGGAGCCATGCTCAACGCCGCGAAGGGGCACTTCTTTCCGCGTCGCAGCGAGCCGATGAGTCAGGGCACCCGCTGCCGCCAGCTGGCTGAATACATCGTTTTTCATGCGCCGCTGTCGATGCTCTGCGATTCGCCCTCCAACTACGACCGGGAACCCGAATGTACGGCTTTCATCTGCGGCGTTCCCACGGTGTGGGACCGGACCGTGGCGCTTGACGGATGCCTCGGGGAGTATGCGGCCGTCGCCCGCTGCAAAGGGGATGTCTGGTACGTCGGCGGCCTTACGGGGCACGAAGGCCGCACGGTGACGCTCGACCTCGGATTTCTTGGCGACGGAAACTTTACGGCCGAGATCTTCTGCGACGGCACCAATGCCGCTAAGTATGGACATGATTACCAGCGTGTAACCCGTACGCTGGGAATGGATCGCACGTTGGAAATAACGATAGCTCCCGCCGGGGGATTCGCCCTGCGGATCACACGGGAGTAA
- a CDS encoding glycoside hydrolase family 130 protein → MTNSDFEKRISALRSAHEELIGRKNPAADSNGVWTRYTYPILTAAHTPLFWRYDLNPATNPFLLERFGINGTFNAGAIKFDGKYVLVVRVEGNDRKSFFALAESDNGIDGFRFRDHPLTIPPIDESETNLYDMRLTAHEDGWIYGIFCAERHDPSAAPGDLSSAVATAGVARTKDLVHWERLPDIKSPTQQRNVVLHPEFVNGKYALYTRPQEGFIAAGALGGGIGWALVDDMTRAEIRDEKIIDVRFYHTIKEVKNGEGPHPIRTPQGWLHMAHGVRACAAGLRYVLYMYMTALDDPSRLIAMPAGYALAPEGEERVGDVSNVLFSNGWIADDDGWVFLYYASSDTRMHVATSTVDRLVDYCLHTPSDGLTTAASVERLNELIDRNLDYERKNNR, encoded by the coding sequence ATGACAAATTCTGATTTCGAGAAGCGTATTTCAGCCCTGCGTTCGGCCCATGAAGAGTTGATCGGCAGGAAGAATCCGGCCGCGGATTCCAACGGCGTATGGACTCGTTACACCTACCCGATCCTTACGGCCGCACATACGCCGCTCTTCTGGCGCTACGACCTGAACCCTGCTACCAACCCTTTTCTGCTCGAGCGGTTCGGGATCAACGGAACGTTCAATGCCGGAGCAATCAAGTTCGACGGCAAATACGTGCTGGTAGTCCGGGTCGAAGGGAACGACCGCAAATCCTTTTTCGCTTTGGCTGAAAGCGATAACGGGATAGATGGATTCCGTTTCCGCGACCATCCGCTGACGATTCCCCCGATTGACGAGAGCGAAACGAATCTTTACGACATGCGCCTTACGGCCCATGAGGACGGGTGGATTTACGGCATCTTCTGTGCCGAACGGCACGATCCGTCGGCAGCCCCGGGCGATCTGTCGTCAGCCGTGGCGACGGCCGGTGTGGCCCGGACGAAGGATCTCGTGCATTGGGAGCGCCTCCCCGACATCAAGTCGCCCACGCAGCAGCGCAACGTCGTGCTCCACCCTGAATTCGTGAACGGGAAATATGCCCTTTACACCCGCCCTCAGGAGGGGTTTATTGCCGCCGGAGCTCTCGGCGGCGGGATCGGATGGGCATTGGTGGACGACATGACCCGCGCGGAAATCCGCGATGAAAAGATTATCGACGTGCGGTTCTATCACACGATCAAGGAGGTGAAGAACGGCGAAGGTCCCCATCCGATCCGCACTCCGCAGGGGTGGCTGCATATGGCCCACGGCGTACGCGCCTGTGCGGCGGGACTCCGCTATGTACTTTACATGTATATGACGGCCCTCGACGATCCTTCGCGACTGATCGCCATGCCGGCCGGATATGCACTGGCACCGGAGGGCGAAGAACGAGTGGGCGACGTGTCGAACGTCTTGTTCTCGAACGGCTGGATCGCCGATGACGACGGCTGGGTATTCCTCTACTATGCGTCGAGCGACACCCGCATGCACGTGGCGACATCGACTGTCGACAGGCTTGTGGACTACTGCCTGCATACGCCGTCCGACGGCCTTACAACGGCTGCTTCCGTTGAGCGGTTGAATGAACTGATCGACCGGAATCTGGATTACGAAAGAAAGAATAACCGATGA
- a CDS encoding MFS transporter, which produces MKNSVTFREKIGYGFGDMASSMFWKIFGMYLLFFYTKVFGITPAAAGTMFLVTRIWDSLNDPIMGLLADRTRSRWGRYRPYLLWGAFPFAAVGVLTFWTPDFGMTGKLAWAYITYTAMMMVYTMVNVPYASLLGVMTPDTKIRNTFSSYRMFFAYVGSLVTFMLLQPLVDFFAGRLGGGDTDRLSGSVAGSDVAISGMPEAWTCAVAVIGAICALLFWFCFRWTRERIRVDDAQLAEGSVGRDLKSLARNAPWWILLVAGVAVLLFNSIRDGVAIFYFTDYVRSAYKLPHLGWTLGTLYLLLGQLGNMAGVALAVPLAARIGKKGAFAAAMGAAAVLSLFFFRLEPSELGWLFALQALVSVAAGVVLPLLWSMYADIVDYEEYRSGRRPTGLIFSSSSMSQKLGWALGGAVTGWLLAAFGYDQSAAVQSGEAIAGVRLMMSWFPAAGCLLAAAAVLFYPLGEKRMERITTELNLRRKTNE; this is translated from the coding sequence ATGAAAAACAGCGTCACATTCCGGGAGAAGATCGGATACGGTTTCGGGGACATGGCTTCGAGCATGTTCTGGAAGATATTCGGCATGTATCTGCTCTTTTTCTACACCAAGGTGTTCGGCATCACGCCGGCTGCCGCCGGGACCATGTTCCTGGTGACCCGTATCTGGGATTCGCTCAACGATCCCATCATGGGCCTGCTGGCGGATCGTACCCGCAGCCGATGGGGGCGTTATCGTCCTTACCTGCTGTGGGGTGCCTTTCCCTTCGCCGCGGTCGGAGTGCTGACGTTCTGGACTCCCGATTTCGGGATGACGGGGAAACTGGCGTGGGCCTATATCACCTATACGGCCATGATGATGGTCTATACGATGGTCAACGTCCCCTATGCCTCGCTGCTCGGGGTGATGACGCCCGATACGAAGATACGCAATACGTTTTCCTCCTACCGGATGTTCTTCGCTTATGTGGGCAGTCTGGTGACCTTCATGCTGTTGCAGCCGCTGGTGGATTTCTTTGCCGGACGGCTCGGCGGCGGAGATACCGACCGGTTGAGCGGGAGCGTCGCGGGGAGCGACGTGGCCATATCGGGGATGCCGGAGGCGTGGACTTGCGCCGTGGCCGTTATCGGAGCGATTTGCGCCCTGCTTTTCTGGTTCTGCTTCCGCTGGACGCGCGAACGGATTCGGGTCGACGACGCGCAGCTGGCGGAGGGATCGGTCGGCCGCGACCTAAAAAGCCTGGCCCGCAACGCTCCGTGGTGGATTCTTCTGGTCGCAGGAGTGGCGGTGCTGCTGTTCAACTCGATCCGCGACGGGGTAGCGATTTTCTATTTCACGGACTATGTTCGGAGCGCTTATAAACTGCCCCATCTGGGTTGGACGCTCGGAACGCTTTACCTGCTGCTGGGTCAGTTGGGCAACATGGCCGGAGTGGCACTGGCCGTGCCGTTGGCGGCGCGCATCGGCAAGAAAGGAGCATTTGCCGCGGCAATGGGTGCGGCAGCGGTACTAAGCCTCTTCTTCTTCCGGCTGGAGCCTTCCGAACTGGGATGGCTGTTTGCCTTGCAGGCGCTCGTCAGCGTTGCGGCGGGCGTCGTGCTGCCTTTGTTGTGGAGCATGTATGCCGATATCGTTGATTACGAGGAATACCGCAGCGGCCGACGGCCGACGGGACTGATCTTCTCCTCTTCGTCGATGTCCCAGAAACTCGGCTGGGCGTTGGGCGGGGCTGTGACGGGTTGGCTGCTCGCAGCATTCGGTTACGATCAGTCGGCTGCGGTGCAGAGCGGAGAGGCGATAGCGGGCGTACGGCTAATGATGAGCTGGTTTCCGGCCGCCGGATGCTTGTTGGCCGCAGCGGCAGTCCTTTTCTACCCGCTCGGCGAGAAACGTATGGAGCGAATAACGACGGAACTCAACCTCCGTCGGAAAACGAACGAATGA
- a CDS encoding AGE family epimerase/isomerase, which produces MEKMLVQWREELSEELTCDILPFWMAFLGDGVHFAGRIDGRGKAHPEAGKGAVLIARMLWTFSAAYRMTGRPEYLHAAGKLRKFLALWLIDPVHGGVYWEIAPDGSPVCGKKQSYAIGFAVYGLSEYVRATGDPEALDEAAALFGSLEEHVWDAMQGGYVEALTRNWKPLEDMRLSEKDANTYFSMNTHLHLLEPYANLLRVWREDRVATAVRKLIHIHTDRLFDPQTGHLNLFFDARWQPQGRKVSYGHDIEASWLIDEAALVLGEPQVTTDVGPVVEALAAAAVEGLRPDGSLIYEYDPQTERIDADRHWWVQAEAVVGFFNMYERTGDEAFLRRSHDAWQYIRTHLLDGGNGEWFWSVRADGSVNRDDDKAGFWKCPYHNSRMCMELIRRIERLLTKN; this is translated from the coding sequence ATGGAAAAGATGCTTGTACAATGGCGGGAGGAGCTGTCGGAGGAACTGACCTGCGACATCCTGCCTTTCTGGATGGCATTTCTGGGCGACGGGGTGCATTTCGCGGGACGTATCGACGGCCGCGGAAAAGCGCATCCCGAAGCCGGGAAGGGCGCAGTCCTGATCGCGCGGATGCTGTGGACCTTCTCGGCAGCTTACCGAATGACCGGACGGCCTGAATACCTGCACGCAGCCGGCAAGCTCCGGAAGTTTCTGGCTCTCTGGTTGATCGACCCTGTACATGGTGGGGTCTACTGGGAGATAGCTCCCGACGGAAGTCCGGTCTGCGGCAAGAAACAGAGCTATGCTATCGGTTTCGCAGTTTACGGATTGAGCGAATATGTCCGGGCGACGGGTGATCCGGAGGCGTTGGACGAAGCCGCCGCTTTGTTCGGATCGCTTGAGGAGCATGTCTGGGATGCAATGCAGGGCGGATACGTCGAAGCACTGACCCGGAACTGGAAGCCGCTGGAAGACATGCGTCTGAGCGAGAAGGATGCCAACACCTACTTCAGCATGAATACGCACCTGCACCTGCTCGAACCTTACGCGAACCTGCTGCGGGTCTGGCGTGAAGATCGGGTTGCGACGGCGGTCCGGAAACTGATTCACATCCATACCGACCGGCTTTTCGATCCGCAGACGGGGCACCTGAATCTCTTTTTCGATGCACGGTGGCAGCCACAGGGACGGAAGGTCTCTTACGGGCATGACATCGAGGCATCGTGGCTCATCGACGAAGCCGCCCTCGTACTCGGAGAACCGCAGGTTACGACAGATGTCGGTCCCGTGGTCGAGGCACTGGCAGCCGCGGCCGTCGAGGGATTGAGACCCGACGGAAGTCTGATCTACGAATACGATCCGCAGACGGAACGCATCGATGCGGACCGTCACTGGTGGGTACAGGCCGAAGCTGTCGTCGGTTTTTTCAATATGTACGAACGAACCGGCGACGAGGCATTCCTGCGGCGGAGCCACGATGCATGGCAGTATATCCGGACGCACCTGCTCGACGGCGGAAACGGTGAATGGTTCTGGAGCGTCCGCGCCGACGGCTCGGTCAATCGTGACGACGACAAGGCAGGATTCTGGAAATGCCCCTATCACAACAGCCGGATGTGCATGGAACTGATCCGGCGTATCGAACGGCTGCTTACAAAAAACTGA